Below is a window of Polyangiaceae bacterium DNA.
GCGCCCGGTGACAGCACGCTGAAGCTCACGCACGGCGGAGTCGAGCGCGAGTACCAGCTGCACGTCCCGCCGGGCTACGACGGCAAGGCGCCCTTGCCGCTGGTGCTGAACTTCCACGGCTACACCTCGAACGCGGGGCAGCAGGCAGCGTTCTCGGCCATGAACGCCAAGGCGGACTCCGCGGGGTTTCTGCTGGTCTACCCGCAGGGCCTCCAGAACCCGGGCACCGGGCTGACCTCGTGGAACGCCGGACTGTGCTGCGCCTTCGGCGACACCGCGCGGGACGACGTCGGCTTCGTGGGGGCCGTGCTCGACGACGTGTTCGCGAAGTCCTGCGTCGATGAGCGCCGCGTGTACGCCACGGGCATGTCGAACGGCGGCTACCTGTCCCACCGGCTGGGCTGCGAGCTCGCGAATCGCTTCGCGGCCATCGCGCCCGTGGCCGGCGTGCTGGGCATCCCGGCGGGCGACTGCAAGCCGTCGCGTCCGATGCCGGTCGTTCACTTTCACGGCACAGCGGACAGTCTGGTCGCCTACGACGGCGGCAGCCTCGGCTCCTCCGCGAGCGTGCCCGACACCTTCGCGGGCTGGGCCTCGCGTAACGGTTGCAGCGGCTCGCCCAAGGAGAGCTTCAAGAACGGCGCGGCGCACTGCGAGACCTACGAAGGCTGCCCCGCCGGGGTCGAGGTGACGCTCTGCACCATCGACGGCATGGGCCACTGCTGGCCGGGGCAGTCCATCTGTCCCTTCGGTCAGTCGAGCACCGACGTCAGCGCGAACGACCGCATGTGGGAGCTGTTCCAGAAGTCCAGCCTGCCCTGAGCTCGGTTCGCGCTATCATCTCTCGCGGAGGCTTCCATGCGCTCGGTACTGGCGTTCCTGGCGATGATCCCGCTCAGCGTCCTCTCCTGCTCCTCGAGCGACGACGGCGGCGTGGCGGAGGGCGGCAAGGGCGGCGTCGGCAACGGCGGGAGCGGCGGCTTCGGCGGCTCCGGCGCCAGCACGGGGAAGCCCTGCGCGGGCGCAAAGGACTGTAGCGCCGGACAATACTGCAGCGTGGCGGGCTACTGCGTGGGCGACGGGTCGTGTGGCGCCGACGGCGACTGCAGCGCGCCGAAGCTGTGCGGCGAGAGCTCGAAGAAGTGCCTGGACCCGGGGAGCTGCGAGCAAGACGGCGACTGCGCCAGCGGTCAGGTCTGCAACGCCGGCACCAAGAAGTGCGAGATCGGCTCGGGCTGCGGCAAGAGCGAGTTCACCATCACCCAGCTCGCGCCGAACGTGATGATCCTGCTCGACCGCAGCGGGAGCATGGAAGGCGACGCGGGCGGTGACAGCCGCTGGAACGTGGCCAAGAAGGCCATCGCTCAGGTCACGACCAAGTTCGACGACAAGCTGCGCTTCGGCTTGGCGACGTACTCCTCGTGCGCTTCCGGAGGTTGCTCGGCGGGCAGCATCGTGGTCCCCATCGCGGACAAGAACGCCACCGCCATCAACACCTTCCTCGGCAACACCATCGACCAGGGCAGCTCCAACGGGCAGGGCACCTCCGGCGGAAAGATCCAGTACCTGTGCGACAGCGGCGATCCCGAGACCAGCACGGGCAAGAGCCTGGTGGCCCTGGTGGGTCAGGCGTCGTTGCAGGATCCCACCCGCTCGAACGTGGTCATCCTGCTGACCGACGGCGCCGAGAGCAACGAGTGCAAGGGTTCCTGCGACGGACCTTGCGGCGCCGCGCAGCTCCTCGGGCAGGCGCCCTCGGTGAAGACCTACGTCATCGGCCTGGGCGTGAACCCGGCGTCCGTGGACGCGATCGCCGCCTCCGGCGGCACCGCGCAGTCGGTTCCGGCGACGAACCAGACGGAGCTCGACAACGCTTTCAACAAGGTCGCCGACGCGGTCGCGAGCTGCGACTACTTGCTCGACAACGCCCCAGCCGATGCCAACGGCATCTACGTCTACTTCAACGACGACCCCGCCGGCGTGCCCAAGGACAGCGCGAACGGCTGGAGCTACGATCCGGTGACCAAGAAGCTCAGCTTCAACGGCACGGCGTGTACCCAGCTCAAGGGCGGGACGGTGAAGGACGTCGACGTGGTCTACGGCTGTCCCGGGCCCATCGTGGAGTGAGCCCCCCTCGTCCCGAAAATGGTCCATACTTCACGGCGATGACTCGCTCCGTCTTCGTAGCCGCACTGGTTGCCTTCGTCTTCGGCGCGGGTTGCGGCGACGAACAGTCGGGCGTGGCGGGTCCCGACGCCGGCCTGGCCGGAACGGGCGCCGTAGGCGGCAGCGGCGGCTCCGGCTCGAGCTGGCCCGGTGGGACCGGCGGCGCTGCGCAGGGCGGCAGCAGCGGAGCCGGTGGCGCCAGCGGGGGGGCCGCCGGCACGACGACCAGCGGTGGCACCGGCGGCGGTAGCAGCGGCAGCGGCGGCAGCGGTGGCAGCGGTGGCAGCGTCTCCGGCGGGAGCGGCGGCGTCGCGCCTGGGTGCACGCCGGGCAGCGGCGGCAGCGGCGGTCCCTGCGAGTTCCCCCAGGGCGTCCCCGACCCGGACTTCACCTGCGCCGCGACTAGCTACACCGACACCGACCCGTCGGTGGACGCCGCGGTGAACAGCGTGATGGCGTCGCTCACCGGCTGCGGCGTGATGAGCGACTGCCCCATCACGGGGTACCCGGGCACGAACGCCCACGAGATCTGTCAGGCCTGGTTCGCCGCCGTGACCAAGGAGCTGCGCGCCAAGGGTTACTGCGCTGGTCAGCACGCCGCCGGCGACACCGACGAGATCGCCGTCAGCAACACCGGCTGCGCGGGCAAGTGGTACGGCTACCACATCTGCAACTACGGCGGCCCGAAGGTGGTGTGGAACCCGGGCGCGCGCCGCGGCTGGTGGCTGATCAAGCCTTCGTATTGCCAGTAGCGTCAGCGCCGCAGCTGCTCGGCCTTGCGCGCCAGATCAAGGAGCTCGCGACGGCGCTCGTCGAGCTCGCCGGAGCTCGCCAGCCGCACCACCTCCGAGTAGCTGGAGCTCCCCCTGTAGGGCGAGTCGCGGAGCAACATACCGAGCTGGGCGACGGCCGCCGCGAAGCGGAAGTCGTTCGACTCGGCGACCCCGCTCTCGCGCACCACCACCTCGAGGAGCTGGCTCTCGCTCGCGTCCGGCAGCTTGTAGCGCAGCTTCACCGTGCCGAGCTCGCCCTTCACGGCGGCGCCCGTGGGCGCGCCGGGGGTCTGGTACTTGAGCGGATCGGTCCCTGGGATCGCGAGGCCGCGCCCGGCCGGCACGATCTCGTAGAGCGCCGTGACACTGTGGTCGGCGCCGATCTCCCCGGCGTCCTTCCTGTCGTCGTTGAAATCCTGGTGCGAGAGCACGCGGTTCTCGTAGCCGATCAGCCGGAACGCCGAGACCTCGCTGGGGTTGAACTCGATCTGGATCTTCACGTCCTTGGCGATGGTCAGGAGCGTGCCCGTGGCCTGCTCGACCAGCACCTTCTTGGCTTCGTTCAGCGTGTCGACGTAGGCGTAGTTGCCGTTGCCCTTGTCGGCCAGCTTCTCCATCGTCGAGTCGTTGTAGTTGCCGGAGCCAAAGCCGAGCACGCTGAGGAACACGCCGCTCTTGGCCTTGTCCTCCACCAGCTCGACCAGATCGCTCTGGTTGGTCACGCCCACGTTGAAGT
It encodes the following:
- a CDS encoding VWA domain-containing protein yields the protein MRSVLAFLAMIPLSVLSCSSSDDGGVAEGGKGGVGNGGSGGFGGSGASTGKPCAGAKDCSAGQYCSVAGYCVGDGSCGADGDCSAPKLCGESSKKCLDPGSCEQDGDCASGQVCNAGTKKCEIGSGCGKSEFTITQLAPNVMILLDRSGSMEGDAGGDSRWNVAKKAIAQVTTKFDDKLRFGLATYSSCASGGCSAGSIVVPIADKNATAINTFLGNTIDQGSSNGQGTSGGKIQYLCDSGDPETSTGKSLVALVGQASLQDPTRSNVVILLTDGAESNECKGSCDGPCGAAQLLGQAPSVKTYVIGLGVNPASVDAIAASGGTAQSVPATNQTELDNAFNKVADAVASCDYLLDNAPADANGIYVYFNDDPAGVPKDSANGWSYDPVTKKLSFNGTACTQLKGGTVKDVDVVYGCPGPIVE